TCCCTGACATCGAGCCCGGCGAGGTCGAGCACGGCACGCTGGCCGGGGCCGACTGGTGGATCGCCCGTCCGCCGGGTGCGACGGGCACGCTCCCCGTTGTGGTCGCGCTGCACGGAGCTCACAGCTCGGCGGAGGACTGGCTGCGCACGATGGGTCTCGACCGCTTCCTTGCCGCGTCAGGTGCGTCGTTCGCGCTGGCCGGCATCGACGGCGGCACGAAGGGCTACTGGCACCCGCGCGACGACGGTCATGACCCGCGCGCACTCGTCCTTGACCACTTCCTGCCGCTGCTCGCGAGCCACGGACTGGAGGCAGAGAGCCCGGGCCTGCTGGGCTGGTCGATGGGCGGCTATGGCGCGCTGCTGTTCGCCAGCGAGCTCGACCGCAAGGTGCCGGTCGTCGCGACCAGCCCCGCCCTCTGGAACTCGTACGACGCGACGGTCGCGGGTGCCTATGACAGTCGCGCAGACTTCGAGCGCTGGCGCATCCTCGGCGACGGCACCCGCCTCGATGCGCTGCGGAAGCTGGAGATCCGGGTCGACTGCGGCCGCGGCGACCCGTTCCTCGGCGGGGTGAAGGACCTGCGGGACGAGCTGCCCGATGCGGAGGTCCACCTCGCCGCGGGCGCGCACGACGCGGCGTACTGGACGAGGGTGCTGCCGGCTCAGCTGGCCTGGCTCGGCTCCCGGATGGACTGACGACCGCCGAGCAGGACCAGCGCCAGGACGCCGGCGATCGCTGCGCAACCGGCGGCACCCAGGAAGACCACGTGCTCCTGGATCAGGGCCGCGTCCTCAGGCGTCCTGCCGGTGGCCAGCGCCGCGTGGAAGCGGCGCAGGCCGATGGTGGTCAGTGCCGAGATGCCCACCAGCATGCCGATCATCCGCGCCACGACGACGAGCGCAGTGGCGACCCCGTGCACCGCCGCGTCGGTGTGGGCGAGCAGGGCAGCGTTGACCGGAGCCAGCGCAAGGCCGAACCCGAAGCCGCACAGGAGCAGGACCAGCGTGCTCGAAGGGTGTGTCAGCGATCCCTCGTCCCAGCGGGACATCGCCAGGAAGCCGAGCGCAGCGCACGCCATGCCGAGCGCGGCGACCGGCCCGGGGGAGTAGCGCCGGGTGAGCTGGCCTCCGACCACGGCGCCGACGGGCAGCGCCACCAGGAACCGGACGAGCACGAGGGCGGCCATCAGCTGGGAGTCGGGGTAGAGAGTCGTGCGGGCGTAGATCGGGATGTCGACGAGCGCGGCGATCAGCGCGGCACCTGTGAGCAGGCTGACCAGGAGCGCGCCCCAGGCCGGTCGCTCGCGCAGGGCAGCACGGGGGATGAGTGGGGCGCTGGCACTGCGGAGGTGGAGGACGAGGGCGATGGACGCGGCGAGGGAGCCGAGGAGGTACCACCGGCCCTGTGGTGCGAACACCTGGACCTCGGGATCGGCTGTCGCGAAGGCGAGCACGATGCCCCCGAGCGCGATGGCCAGCAGCGTGGCGCCGGGGAGGTCGGCCTGGCGGAGCGCCCCGAGCCAGCTGCGCAGGTCGACGAGCGGTCGGCGGGCCAGGAAGCAGCGGGCGACGAGCACGGCCACCGCGCCGATCACCGTGACGCCGAGCGGGGTGAGCCAGCGCCCGTCTCCGGCGTACGGGATGAAGAGCTGGCCCCAGGTCAGGTCCTGCTGGATGCGTGCGGGCCGCAACGCCAGGACGACGTACGCCGCGACGGCGACGCCGAGGGCGAGGAGGGCGAGGGGATCGGGCCAGAGCCGACCTCTCGGGGCGCCAGACCTGACCTCTCGGCGCGCCAGTTCTGGCCTTTCGGCGGGTGCGGTGCGGGTGACGAGGAGGAGGGTGAGCGCCAGCAGGACGGCGACCACCAGGTTGACCATGAAGATCGCCTGCCACACGGTCAGTGCGAGGACGAGGGCACCGAAGAGGGGACCCAGGACGCTGCCGATCTCCTGGACAGCCGAGACGACGCCGAGGGGGACCGCGCGACGGGGAGCCGGGTAGAGGTCGGCGACGAGGGCGAGGGTGGCCGGGACGAGCCCGCCGCCACCGACTCCCTGGAGGAACCTGCCCGTGACCATCGAGCCCAGGTCCCACGAGAACGCGGTGACGAAGGACCCGATCGCGAAGACCACCAGGGACATGACCAGGACCGGCACCCGGCCGCGGAGGTCAGCGATGCGGCCGATCAGCGGCAGCATCGCGATGTAGCCGAGCAGGAATCCGGAGATGATCGGCGCAGCCCGTTGCAGGTCGCTGATCGGCACACCGGCGGTGGCCATCATGTCCGGCAGCGCGAGCACGACGACGTAGGTGTCGGCGGCTGCGAAGGCCACGGCGATCGACGCCAGCGCGAGCAGGGCGCCAGGTCGCCGCGACAGGGTCACGGTGCGGAGATCTTCTTCTCGACGCCGTACTTCTCGATGTCGATCGTGTAGGTCACGTCGCGCTCGCCGGGGTAGAAGGCACCGGTCAGCTCCGTGCTGCGCAGGTGGCCGTCCGAGGTGATCTCGTAGAGCACCGAGAAGTCACCGGAGCTCGCGCTGGGCACGAGGAGCTGCACCTGCGCCGCGCTGAGGGTGCCGGAGTACTGGGTGAAGATCTCCTTGTTGTCGTCCCCGCCACGCACGGACTCGCCCTCCTCGAGGCCGGTCGTCTCGATCAGCAGGTCGGAGACGCCGCCGTCGGTGGCGAGCAGGAGGCCCGGGTCCGGGACGCCGAAGCGTGCGGGGTCGATCTCGGAGAAGTCCGGTCCGAGGAACGGGGACTTGGCCCAGACCTTGCCGTCGATCGCGATCACCTCGGCGCTGTCGGAGAAGCCCATCGCCTTGAGGTCGATGGTGCCCTCGAAGGATGACGGGTGCATCGCGGTGCCGCTGCCGCCCACGAGCAGGGCGCCCGAGGAGCTCTGGGGCAGGCCGGCGGACGTGATCGTGAGGTCGACGCCCGACGTCTCGTCGAGCAGCTCCTTGGCGTGGGCGAGCACGTCGTTGGGGGTATCGCCGGACGGCTTGTCGTCACTCGACCCGGAGCACGCGGTGGCGCCCGCGAGGAGCGTCACCGAGAGAAGAAGGGCAAGGGGCCGGAGTGTGCGGATCGACATGCCGTCAGCCTCCCACAGGGGTGGGCTCGAGCGGCCCGAGCTGCACGACCACGGGTGCCGCGCACGCGACGATCGGCTGGGCCGCGGGCACACCCGACCCGTCGCGCTTGCCGTCGGGGGACGGCAGGTCGACCGGCGAACCGCTGGCCGCGGCCGCACGCGCCGGGGCCTCACCGGCCCACGCGAAGACCAGCACGTCCTCGCCCTTGAGGAAACGGTGGCAGCGCACGCCGCCGGTGCCGCGGCCCTTGGGCGGGTACTCGGTGAACGGGGTGACCTTGACCGATCCGGACTCGGTGCCCGGGAGCGCGGTCGAGGAACCGGACGAGGTCACGACCACCGCGTCGTCGGACACGGCGCCGAACCACGCGACGTACTCGTCGTCGGCGAGGCGGATGCCAGCGATGCCGCCGCCCGAGCGGCCCTGGGGACGCACCCCCTCGGCGGCGAAGTGCAGGAGCTGTGCGGTGCTGCTGATGAAGCACAGCGTCTCGGTGCGGGAGGTCAGCTCGAGGGCGCCGACCACCTCGTCTCCGTCCTTCAGCGAGATGAACTCCCAGTCGTCCTTGGCCGCGAGGTACTCGGGGTTGACCCGCTTCACGATGCCCTGCTTCGTGCCGACCGCGAGCCCCAGGCTGTTCTCCGCGAACGACGTGAGCCCGAGCACCCGCTCGCCGGCGTCGAGCGAGATGAACTCGCTGACCGGGGCACCTCCGTTGAGGTGCGGGTCGTTGGCGGTCGAGGGCAGCGTCGGGAGGTCGAGCACGCCGATCTTGATGACCCGGCCGCGGTTGGTGAGCGCACCGATGTCGCCGCGGGCCGTTGCCCGGACCGCCGAGACGACCACGTCGTGCTTGGCGCGCCCCCCGCCATCCCCCGGCGGGTCGACGGTCGTGGTGCGGGCCAGCAGGCCGGACGAGGAGAGGTAGACGAAGCACGGGTCGTCCGCGACCTCGAGTGGCACGGCGCTCGTGACCGGAGCTCCGGCCGACTCCAGAAGCACGGTGCGACGCGGGGTGCCGAAGGTCTTCGCGACCTCGGCCAGCTCGTCGGAGACCACCTTGCGGAGCAGCTTCTCGTCGCCGAGGATCGCGTCGAGCTCCTCGATCGTGCGGCGCAGGTCCTCCTGCTCCTTCTCCAGCTCGAGCTTGCTGAACTTCGTCAGCCGGCGCAGCGCCATGTCGAGGATGTACTCGGCCTGCACCTCCGAGAGCTCGAAGATGTCGATCAAGCGCTCCTTGGCGCCCGCGGCGTTGTCGGAGGTGCGGATCACCTGGATCACCTCGTCGATGTCGAGGATCGCGATCAAGAGGCCCTCGACCAGGTGCAGCTTGTCCGCCGCCTTCCTGCGCCGGTACGCCGAGCGGCGGCGCACGACCTCGAAGCGGTGCCCGAGGAAGACATCGAGCAGCTCCTTGAGGCCGAGCGTGCGCGGCTGTCCCTCGACCAGGCAGACCGCGTTGATCGAGAACGACTCCTCGAGCGGGGTCATCTTGTAGAGCTGTTCGAGGATCGCCTCGGGGTGGAAGCCGTTCTTGACCTCGATGACGAGGCGCGTCGGGTTCGCCATGTCGGAGAGGTCCTTGATGTCGGAGATCCCCTGGAGCTTCTTGGCCTGGACCAGGGTCTTGATCCGCTCGACGACCTTCTCGATGCCGACGTTGTAGGGCATCTCGGTGACGACGATGCCCTTCTTGCGGCCCATCGTCTCGATGCGTGCGGTGGCCCGCATGCGGAAGCTTCCGCGCCCGCTCTCGTAGGCGTCGCGGATGCCGTCGAGGCCGATGATCTTGCCGCCGGTGGGCAGGTCGGGACCCGGGATGAAGCGCATCAGGTCGTCGACGGTGGCCTTGGGGTGGGTGATCAGGTGGCGCAGCGCCTGGACCGTCTCGACCAGGTTGTGGGGCGCCATGTTCGTGGCCATGCCGACCGCGATGCCGGTGGTGCCGTTGACCACCAGGTTGGGCAGCGCGGACGGGAGCACGGTCGGCTCGGTCTCGCGGCTGTCGTAGTTGGGCTTGAAGTCGACGGTGTCCTCGTCGATGGATGCGGTCATCGCGAGGGCCGCAGGGCTCATCCGGGCCTCGGTGTATCGCATTGCGGCCGGGCCGTTGTCGGGCGAGCCGAAGTTTCCGTGGCCGTCGATGAACGGGACGCGCATCGACCACGGCTGCGCCATGCGCACCATCGCGTCGTAGATCGCGGAGTCGCCGTGCGGGTGCAACCGACCCATGACCTCGCCGACGACGCGGGCCGACTTAACGTGGCCACGGTCGGGCCGCAGGCCCATGTCCTGCATCGTGTAGAGGATCCGTCGCTGCACGGGCTTGAGCCCGTCACGCGCGTCGGGCAGTGCCCGCGCGTAGATGACGGAGTAGGCGTACTCGAGGAACGAGGAGCGCATCTCGTCCCGGACATCGATGTCGAGGATGTGCTCCTCGAAGTCGTCGGGCAGCGGTGGTGGGGTGGTGCGTCGGGCCATGCGCGCATTCTCCCCGGTACGCCGCGTGGATCAGGACGTGGCACGCCGCATGGTCGGCCTGGGCTGGTGCAACCTGCTCGTCACGGTGGACCGATAGATTGCTGCCGTGACCGACGCCCAGCAGGTTCCCGCGCCGCCCCGCCACTGGGAAGCCGATGTCCTGCTGCTTGACGGGGGCACTGCGCACATCCGTCCGATCCGGCCGGAGGACGCTCCGCGGATCGTCGAGTTCTACGCGCGGGTGTCCGACGCGTCGAAGTACTACCGCTTCTTCGCGCCCATGCCGAAGCTCTCCCAGCGCGACCTCAAGCGCTTCACGGAGGTCGACCACACCGGCCGCGTCGCCTTCATCCTCGAGCTCGCCGACCGGATCATCGCGGTCGGGCGCTTCGACGTGATCGAGCCGGGGGAGGCGGAGGTCGCGTTCCTCGTCGAGGACCGGCACCAGGGCCGCGGCATCGCGCAGATCCTGCTGGAGCACCTCGCCCAGGCCGGCCGTGAGGTCGGCGTACGCCGCTTCGTCGCCGAGGTCCTGCCCGACAACAAGCGGATGATCGCCACGCTGGAGGCGGCCGGCTACCAGGTGGCCGGCGGTGTGCAGCACGGCGTGATGAGCCTCGAGTTCTCGATCGACCCGACCACGATGGCCATCGGCGTGATGTCGGCGCGCGAGCACCGTGCCGAGGCGGCATCGATCGCCCAGTTCTTCGCGGCACGCTCGGTCGCGGTCATCGGCGCCAGCCGCCGCCAGGACACCATCGGACAGGCCCTGGTCCGCAACCTCGTCACCGGCGACTTCACCGGCCGCGTGTACGCCGTGAACCCGGCCGCCGAGGCGGTCAGCGGCCTCCCGGCGTACTCCAGCGTGTCCGACATCCCCGACCAGGTGGACCTCGCGATCATCGCGGTGCCCGCGACCGCGGTCCACGACGTCGTGCTCGACTGCGCGGCCAAGGGCGTCAAGGGCCTGGTCGTCATCTCGTCCGGCTTCGCCG
This genomic interval from Nocardioides cavernaquae contains the following:
- a CDS encoding LppX_LprAFG lipoprotein gives rise to the protein MSIRTLRPLALLLSVTLLAGATACSGSSDDKPSGDTPNDVLAHAKELLDETSGVDLTITSAGLPQSSSGALLVGGSGTAMHPSSFEGTIDLKAMGFSDSAEVIAIDGKVWAKSPFLGPDFSEIDPARFGVPDPGLLLATDGGVSDLLIETTGLEEGESVRGGDDNKEIFTQYSGTLSAAQVQLLVPSASSGDFSVLYEITSDGHLRSTELTGAFYPGERDVTYTIDIEKYGVEKKISAP
- a CDS encoding alpha/beta hydrolase-fold protein, whose translation is MGITRRGLLTGALGGAATLAGAGALVDVDVLPGRVAFRRELGLNGDAGLIPDIEPGEVEHGTLAGADWWIARPPGATGTLPVVVALHGAHSSAEDWLRTMGLDRFLAASGASFALAGIDGGTKGYWHPRDDGHDPRALVLDHFLPLLASHGLEAESPGLLGWSMGGYGALLFASELDRKVPVVATSPALWNSYDATVAGAYDSRADFERWRILGDGTRLDALRKLEIRVDCGRGDPFLGGVKDLRDELPDAEVHLAAGAHDAAYWTRVLPAQLAWLGSRMD
- a CDS encoding DNA gyrase/topoisomerase IV subunit A encodes the protein MARRTTPPPLPDDFEEHILDIDVRDEMRSSFLEYAYSVIYARALPDARDGLKPVQRRILYTMQDMGLRPDRGHVKSARVVGEVMGRLHPHGDSAIYDAMVRMAQPWSMRVPFIDGHGNFGSPDNGPAAMRYTEARMSPAALAMTASIDEDTVDFKPNYDSRETEPTVLPSALPNLVVNGTTGIAVGMATNMAPHNLVETVQALRHLITHPKATVDDLMRFIPGPDLPTGGKIIGLDGIRDAYESGRGSFRMRATARIETMGRKKGIVVTEMPYNVGIEKVVERIKTLVQAKKLQGISDIKDLSDMANPTRLVIEVKNGFHPEAILEQLYKMTPLEESFSINAVCLVEGQPRTLGLKELLDVFLGHRFEVVRRRSAYRRRKAADKLHLVEGLLIAILDIDEVIQVIRTSDNAAGAKERLIDIFELSEVQAEYILDMALRRLTKFSKLELEKEQEDLRRTIEELDAILGDEKLLRKVVSDELAEVAKTFGTPRRTVLLESAGAPVTSAVPLEVADDPCFVYLSSSGLLARTTTVDPPGDGGGRAKHDVVVSAVRATARGDIGALTNRGRVIKIGVLDLPTLPSTANDPHLNGGAPVSEFISLDAGERVLGLTSFAENSLGLAVGTKQGIVKRVNPEYLAAKDDWEFISLKDGDEVVGALELTSRTETLCFISSTAQLLHFAAEGVRPQGRSGGGIAGIRLADDEYVAWFGAVSDDAVVVTSSGSSTALPGTESGSVKVTPFTEYPPKGRGTGGVRCHRFLKGEDVLVFAWAGEAPARAAAASGSPVDLPSPDGKRDGSGVPAAQPIVACAAPVVVQLGPLEPTPVGG
- a CDS encoding MFS transporter, which encodes MTLSRRPGALLALASIAVAFAAADTYVVVLALPDMMATAGVPISDLQRAAPIISGFLLGYIAMLPLIGRIADLRGRVPVLVMSLVVFAIGSFVTAFSWDLGSMVTGRFLQGVGGGGLVPATLALVADLYPAPRRAVPLGVVSAVQEIGSVLGPLFGALVLALTVWQAIFMVNLVVAVLLALTLLLVTRTAPAERPELARREVRSGAPRGRLWPDPLALLALGVAVAAYVVLALRPARIQQDLTWGQLFIPYAGDGRWLTPLGVTVIGAVAVLVARCFLARRPLVDLRSWLGALRQADLPGATLLAIALGGIVLAFATADPEVQVFAPQGRWYLLGSLAASIALVLHLRSASAPLIPRAALRERPAWGALLVSLLTGAALIAALVDIPIYARTTLYPDSQLMAALVLVRFLVALPVGAVVGGQLTRRYSPGPVAALGMACAALGFLAMSRWDEGSLTHPSSTLVLLLCGFGFGLALAPVNAALLAHTDAAVHGVATALVVVARMIGMLVGISALTTIGLRRFHAALATGRTPEDAALIQEHVVFLGAAGCAAIAGVLALVLLGGRQSIREPSQAS